A window of Halovivax gelatinilyticus genomic DNA:
GATGGCGTCTTCGAAGCCGCCGGTCTTGCGACCGTCCTCGTACATCGTCATGCACATCGGGCAGGCGACGACGAACTTCTCGACGGCCGCGCCGGCTTCGGTGTCCTCCAGGGCCTCCCGGAGGCGCTCTTCGCTCGGTTTCGGTTCCTCCTCGAAGTCCATCCAGAGGCCGCCCCCGCCGCCGCCACAGCAGAACGAGTCGGCACGGTTGCGCGGCATCTCGTGGAGGTCGGCGCCGGTCGCCCGGATGAGTTCCCGCGGTGCTTCGTACTCGTCGTTGTACCGGCCCAGGTGACACGGATCGTGGTAGGTGACGGTGTACTCGAGTTCGTCCCCGCGCAGGTCGAGTTTGCCCTCGGTGACCAGTTCCTCGATCGCCTGCGTCCAGTGGAGGACGTCGATCTCGCCGTTTTCGTTCCACTCGTCGGTGTACTCGAACGGCATCATCGGATCGTCGGCGAACTCCTCGAAGTCGAGCTCCGGATACTCGTTTTTGAACGTGTTGTAGGAGTGTGGGTCCGTACAGACGATCTTCTCGAAGGAACAGTCCTCCCAGGTCTCGACGTGGTGGCCGGCGAGTTCGACGTAGAGGAACTCCTCGCCGACGCGGCGGATGTCGTTGCCGTCGTACTTCTCGTCTTCGAACATGATACCGAAGCTGACGTCGGCTTCCTGCAGGATCGTCGCGAGCGAGCGGGCGACCTGCTTGTTGCGCTCGTCGTAGCTCGGGTAGTCGCCGACGTACCAGAGGTACTCGACGTCCTCTTCGCGGGCGTCCGCGAGGTCGAACTCGAGTTCGTCGGCCCAGGCCGCGCGATCGCGAGGACTGTCGCCGAAGGTGTTGCCGTCTTGCATGACGTTCTGGAAGACGTCTTGCATCGACGAGCGGACGTCGCCCTGGTCGGTCATCTGGCGGTTGAGTCGCGTGAAGCTCTTCAAGTGCTCGATTTCGACGGGACAGGCGTCCATGCAGGCCATACAGGCCATACACGACTCCATCGTCTCGGTGTCGATGACGCCCCCGCCGTCGGCGATGATCGGCTTCTCCTCGCCGCCGACGTCTAGGTCCTCCCGGTACGCTTTGAGGTCGAGAATAACGTTTCGCGGATCGAGCGGTCGGTCGGAGGCCTTCGCCGGGCAGGCGGCCGAACACCGGCCGCACTTGGTACAGGCGTCCTGGTCGAGCATCTCCTTCCAGGTGAAGTCGTCGATGGATTCGGCGTTGGTCGCGTCGAGGTCGGACGGGACGTTCGGGAGGCGAGCGCCGGCCATCTCGTCCCGGGTTACGACGTTCGCGAACGACGAGATCATGTGAAACGGCTTCGCGTACGGAATCCACGCGATGAAGAAGAACGCGAGCAGCGAGTGGCTCCACCAGGCGAGCCAGTGGAGGTTCTCGGCGTTGAGGCCGCCGCCGTTCAATCCGGCTTCTTCGGCCCCGAGGATCGGAAGCGCCATCGCGTCGAAGACCAGCGCGAGCGCGTAGCCGACGAAGCTCACGCGCTCGAATTCGGGCGTTCCCATGGAGTAGATGCGAAGCCCCTCCAGGAGGAAGCCACCCACGCCGAGGAAGAAGAGCGTCCAGATGAAGACGTCGTCCTCGCTGGAAGTGTGGCGATCCAGGAGCCGCCGATTTGCGACCCAGTAGCGACGGTAGATCGCCATCCCGATCCCGACGACGAACAACAGCCCCATCGCGTCGACGATGAACTGATAGGAGAGATAGAAGTCGCCGATCCAGAAGGAGTCGCCGACGACCGGCACCCAGGCGTAGCCGTCGACGAAGATGATGAGCGTCGCGATGAACAGCGTCAGAAAGCCCCACATGATGAACGCGTGCATCAGCCCGCCGTAGAGGTCCCGGTTGAACTGCTTCTCGTTCGAGAAGACGATCTTCGTCCCGCGAACGATTCGCCGACCGAGTTCGTCGATCCGCGGGAACTGATCGTCGTCGCCGCGAGCGTATCGAGTGAAGCGACGATAGACGCCGAATCCGAAGACCAGGAGCGTGATCGTCGTCAGGAGGTAGAATATCGCGTACTCCGTCGAGGTGATCCCCCAGTACGTTTCCCGGGTCGCCTCGCTCGTATCGAGCGTCATCGCCACGTCGAGGGGCCCAAACATGTGCTAACACCCGAAGAGTACCACCTTAACTCTTGTCACACTCGACCGCGAGCAGGCTCACGTCGTCCAAGAATTCAAACTGTGTTTACAGTTTCGACACCGATACGTGACGGCGTGTTCCCCGAGTGCGAACCTGGATTCGTGGTGGTTCATCACCCGGTTACGGCTCCGGATATGTGTGAGTCAATATCCCGGCGATCACCCCGGATTCGTGACGATAGATGCTCCGCTACGGACCCCGTGCACATCCGGGCGCCGACTCGTGGCGCTATTCGACG
This region includes:
- a CDS encoding (Fe-S)-binding protein, with product MFGPLDVAMTLDTSEATRETYWGITSTEYAIFYLLTTITLLVFGFGVYRRFTRYARGDDDQFPRIDELGRRIVRGTKIVFSNEKQFNRDLYGGLMHAFIMWGFLTLFIATLIIFVDGYAWVPVVGDSFWIGDFYLSYQFIVDAMGLLFVVGIGMAIYRRYWVANRRLLDRHTSSEDDVFIWTLFFLGVGGFLLEGLRIYSMGTPEFERVSFVGYALALVFDAMALPILGAEEAGLNGGGLNAENLHWLAWWSHSLLAFFFIAWIPYAKPFHMISSFANVVTRDEMAGARLPNVPSDLDATNAESIDDFTWKEMLDQDACTKCGRCSAACPAKASDRPLDPRNVILDLKAYREDLDVGGEEKPIIADGGGVIDTETMESCMACMACMDACPVEIEHLKSFTRLNRQMTDQGDVRSSMQDVFQNVMQDGNTFGDSPRDRAAWADELEFDLADAREEDVEYLWYVGDYPSYDERNKQVARSLATILQEADVSFGIMFEDEKYDGNDIRRVGEEFLYVELAGHHVETWEDCSFEKIVCTDPHSYNTFKNEYPELDFEEFADDPMMPFEYTDEWNENGEIDVLHWTQAIEELVTEGKLDLRGDELEYTVTYHDPCHLGRYNDEYEAPRELIRATGADLHEMPRNRADSFCCGGGGGGLWMDFEEEPKPSEERLREALEDTEAGAAVEKFVVACPMCMTMYEDGRKTGGFEDAIEIVDVAELLIEALGKTEKAKIEVAAD